The stretch of DNA GAGCCCAAAAAGTTCCTATACTTAGGATGTGGAAGACTATTAATTAAATAGAAACACAAAAGGAGAAGCATGCCTGGACTTTACTTGTGAGGAGACATgacagaaaatataaatcaatGTAATCtaccacaaaataattttgctacTTTGGCCAAAATCCTTTGTAAACTTATCTGTTGTTATAACCATACAATCACAGTATTGCTAAAGATATTAAATGCAATTCAACATAAAATTTAATATTCTCACGGCCAAGCAGCCCAGTGCAGGCTACCCAGCCTACTGCCAAGCACCACAGCTCAGCTGGTCACAGCCCCTTCCCGTAACGTCCTCTCTCCTGGAGGCTCTGTAACCGAGTCAGCTGGCACAGGACCCGGACACACACCCAGCCCTCTGCAAACGCAGGTATCCTCCCCGACGCTGCATGTGCTCATCAAGCTCTCCGGCAGAAGCGTACGTGTGCCCTGGGCGACAGGACGGGCTCCGCTGCACAGCCCTACGTCCGGGCACCCACCGCCCTCAAACCGGGCACACCTGGGCCGCGGCGGGGCAGCCCGAGGCTGGGGCTCGGGGCCCTGCCAGTTCCCCTGGGCCGGGAGTGGGGCGGCTGCCCGCGGTGCGGACGTGTGCGGGCTGCGGGGAGGGACGGCGCTGCAAAGCGGGAAGCGCTCGGCGCTGCGAGCGCGGCCCGAGGCCGGGACAGCCGCGCAGAGGTCACAGGAGACACGTTCACTCCCACCCgcgcccgctgcccgccgcgcTGCCAGCCCCCACAGGAGCGCGCTCCGCGCCCCCGCGGCAGCGCTCGCCCCACCGGCGCGGGCTGGGAGGGCGCGCCGGACCCCGGCCCGAGCCTCCCCTCCGCCGTTCACTCCCCAGCCCGGCCGAGCCGCGTCCGGGCTCAGCTCACCAGGGCCCCGCGCCCTTCGCCAGGGAACCGGGCAGCGCTCAGCGGGACGCGGCGGGCAGACCAGTGTTGCACCCGCGCGGGAGCAGCGGCAGCCACCGGCGGGGCCGCGGTCTCAGGGCCCCACCGCCTGCCCAGCGGCACGACCccaccgcccggccccgctcccacTGCCCCTCACCGAAGCCCTTGATGAGCTCCGTGAAGACACCCGGGTCGCTCTCCATGAGACACCACTCGCCGGCGCTGCTCCCCCCCGACATTGCGGCGGCCCGCGCGCTCCCTCAGGCtgggcgccgccgcccgccggtTAAGCTGCGAGGCCGAGGCACGCCGCTCCCTTCCCGGCAGGCCCCGCGGCCCACGCCGCGCCTGTCATCTCTATGGTGAGGCGGAGCGGGGGCAGGAAGCGGCGGCAGGAACTGGATCCGGGGCAGCCGCCCACTGCCGGCGGCGGCACCGCCCCGGCCACGGAGGggccgcgcccccgccccgcggctcCGCTCCTGTGGCGGcggaggggcggcgggcggaGGAAACCCCCTGCGCCGCGGCGGGAAGCGGTTCCGGCTCGGCGGCGCGGCTCCATCCGGGCACTGGGGCGCGGCCGTGGGGGGCGCGGCCCCATCCGGGTCCCGGGGATGCTGTCAGGGCgctggcggggcggggccgggctgcgggaGACGCGGAGCCTCGGGCGGCCGGAACGGTACCCGCTCTGCCTGCTCTCCACGCCCGGAGCCGGCTCCGCCACCGCCCGCCGTCCCGGCTGCCCTCCTCTCTCCGTCGGCTAGCAGCCGCCgcagctcctggggctgggctAGTGCTCGGTGTTGGAGGCCGCCCTGGCCCGGCCAggccctgccccgctgcccctccCAGGCCGCGGCCTCGCAGGCAAGTTGCGCATCCCCGGAGAGCGCTgagggcggggggagcgggctGGCCCCGGCCGGGGTGCCTGCGGTGCGGCGGGGGTGCGGGCTCCCCCCCCGTGACAGCCCCGGCGGGAAGGGGGCCGCCTCGCCGGCGGGGTGGGCGCGGGCGTTGGAGGAATCTGGCGAGGCCGCCTCTGTAAATGGCCACCTCCTGCTTGGCACCCGGCCGGTGGAAACCCCGTGAGGGGATTACAGGGCGCGTCGGTCGGGGTTACTCGTCTGCTTCGCCATCACTTTTATTTATCGTCGTTATGGAAGCTGACGGCTGAACTCACAAGTTTTCGGTATCAGCTGTAGATGCTTTTTCCTCATAGTTTTGTTCTACATCAGCTAAGCTATCTTTTCTCTCCagtcaataatttttttaagctggtAGACTTTTAAGCAAATTCTATAGTAGAATTTTTTGAGCAAGTATGTGGTTCATATAGTCTGGTATCTTCTGTACTGTCATCACAGTGGTGATCGTGCCATTTGTGAGGTGGGAAATGTTCTCCTAGCGTTCCGGTTCACATAGAGATGcttattttctgaagtatgAGGACTTACATTTTGTCAGAGCTTTGCTGTAGTGCAGGTGTCTATTGTTAACAACCATAGCTCAGTGTGATGGTTATAGCCTCTCTGCTCAATAAACTAGAAGACATTCTTTATCTTCAGTTTAGTGCCTATACAAAATATTGAGAGCAGAGTGGGAGAATGCAGTTTCTCATGGAACAAAGTGTATATGTTTTTGAAGTGTGTGAAGACCATATgaagtgtctttaaaatgtccatgcatttttttttcataaaagatcTGACTCGGTCAAAGTTTAATTCCATATGTTTTCACTGCAAAGTTTGTTTCATCATTGTTAACATAGCAGTTAAATTTAATAACTTAAGTCAGAACCTTGTAGTTCTATTAAAGCTTTgtgctttttgtatttttttttcgtATGTACCTGAAACTTACACTGTAAGACATTTTATTGCTAAGGAAAACTAGGGGTGAATTGTAATAGCCATAGAAAATATAAGACAGGTTAATTTACAAATCAGTCATGTTATGGTACAGCAACATAAAGATCCTGACTTACCAATCAACATGTAAGTGCTATATAGGCTGTTTCAGGCCAGTCAAAACCATATTTTACTTATAGATTAATTTATGTGGTATTTGGGATATATAAAAATTTCCCttagtgttttttcttcttcatgaatAATGGTGAGCAACCACGAATTTTAGTTCAGTGATTTTCGTTATAAAGTGTCTACTCTGACTTTCAAGGCTTTTTACATTGCTGTTTGCATTCAAGTAGCTCAGAAACTGGAAATGCTTATGGAGCCAGAATATGATTGATAAAGCCTCTGTGAGTGTTTGAAATTCAAGTTCACTGCTGCAGCTCAGGAGATGAGGAGTAGGGTTATGGTAGAGCATACATTAAGTGTGTATTTGCATTTATCCATCTGCAGGGGTGAAAGTTGTTTGTGTTGTACAGGTGTTAAAGGAGAAAACAAGCTTGAGGTCTGTGCAGAGGAGGGGGACTGGTTAGAGGAAGGGAGTAGCTTTGGGAAATTGTGAGGCTGAAATATAAAGCAGGAGTTAGAAATGGCCGACATGATTTAAATAGTTCAACATTGAATAAGTGCTTTTCCAGTAGGTCCTGGCAAAGTTTAAATTTGATACTTCTAGTGCGGCTGTTCAGTAGTGAAATTACTGGTTTGCATCGGCTATTGCAGATTTcaaggatattttttaaaatagaaatttatttttaaagaatttacaATTTGTATTAGGATCCAAAGGAGTATGTTGGTTTGAAGctctttttaaatcacagaggCAACGATAAGCCATTTGAGGTAAGTCTGTTTTGTATCCCAGATTGCTTATCAGAAGGCACTAATAACTTTATTAAAGGTTTCAGAAGACTTGTTATAGGCATTTTTAGTGGGATAAGTACTGCAGGTAATTCATGCTGTTGTGAAACACTATGTTCCATCTGAGAATGAGACTTTGAGGGCTCAGTGAAAATGAAGATTTACAAAAGGTGGAAACTGTAACAGCATCTGTTTTTGTAGTTCATAGTATATTTCTAAGAAGACAAATCAAAGAGCTAAGCTCAGAAGAACTAGAAGTGTACATTTGCaactatgttttaaaatacaggtttGTGTCAGAAGCCTATGGGTGCTAGCACATACCTCTTTTCAGTGCTATGAGTCTAGACAAAAGCCTAGTctgtacaaaagaaaacataaaatttatTCGTTATTAACATGTGTTAAGTTGTGTTTGTTATATGGTGTGATAGAGATGTGCAGtgggagaatttttttctctgatagtTAGCTTTAAAGTTCTTTAATACAATACAGTTAACGTGATACTGCGTATTCAAATGTAACAATGAAGTAGGGAACTGTTTGCCTTTCAGGATGATACCTTTGATGGAAATAGTGATCTTGTGTTAtggtattttctaaaaaaatctaGATTTCAAACCAGGTAaatattatttgtaattttagaAATGTTATAATTATTTCGTTTAGGTTTTGTTCCCATTCTCAGGGTGATGATGACAATGGTAGCTAATCTGTATTAGTGACTATAAAACTAAGTGTGTGAGGACAGGTTAGACTCTCCAactgagaattaaaataaaatggacatATTAGATGGAACCTGTGCAAATGGAAGAATGTAGGAAAAAACTCTAAAATATTCCAAGTTGTGCTGGTATTTCTTAATGCCAGCAGAGTGAGAtcataaatgttttgtttaacCAAAGGCATGGTCCCTCCAGTTGAGTTTAAGTCTTGGCAATCCATAGGTGACTGAAAGGAGTTTTCCCATTTAGCATCATTTTAATGTAGTAATATTTATTATTGCAGAGGTATGAAAGATGCAACAAGATTGCATATATATGGAGATCTCATTACTCATGCCTGATCCTTTATGCTTCCCATTCTTATTTTTGCTTCACGATAATGGTGTTTTTCAGTATCTTTCCACATACAGTTTTCTCCTGATAAATAAAGTAATGGATGGTGACTGTGATTTCAGGAtttattgtttgggttttgtatGTTTGCTATGAAACATTATCTACTGTTTAATGAAATGAGCTAATTGAAATGtattcaaagaaaatgttttcaggcaTTAAAATGTACTGATATGGTATTCATGCATTGCAAATACCACCcttgttattttcagtttatttgcaTGCTTCAGATGTCAGTGAAAAAGTCAGCTCAACCATGATGTGTATTTAAATTGGTTTGGCAGGAAACATGGTTAGAATATTTAAGCACTAACGAAAATAGCTGAGCGCTGATGCTCTGAATAATACAATGGAAGATATTTCTTAGTTAATTTTTAACTGaaacctgcatttttaaatcagGTATCAGCATCTGGCTTCTATTTTTACAATTTCagaacatttataaaaataagggGAGCACTGATGTTTATTTATTGTTTGATTCTGGATGCAGACAGCACATCACTGCAGATAGgcaagaagggaggaagggtACACTTCTAATATcttgcagagaaaggaaaattctgtgTCAAACAGAAAGTAGGGAAGCTGTTTGTAAATCAGTGTGTTACCTAAACTGGGGAGAAAAATCTCTGTCTACATTAATGACATTTATTTGTGCTAACTTATCCTggtaaataaagcaaaatggcTTTTATCTTCAGTATCTAAACAAGCACGTCAAAAGTAGGTATCTGCAATACTTAAAAATTGTTAAGTGGATTTGTTTGAAATGTCATTTATGTGTGCTCAGACTTTGGTGTGTGCCTGTTTTAAGATCTATATGCAGTCTGATGGATTGGATtattggtgcttttttttttaaataggaccTCTTGGTGCtatttattgtctttttattGTTTGGTGAGAACTgagaaaactgaatttattgTTGTCATATTAATGTTTTGGAGATAGTGATGATGATGAGCTTTCTTCCCCTTACCGTGCTGATTTCATTTCAcctgtatttatttcagtttaaatgttATAGCTTGAATTTTACCATGCTAGATGTTCTCCAAGTAAGAGCAGTGTTGTTGCCTACAAATATAGCTGAAGTCTCTTGCAACTCAAGAGTGTATAAATATAAAGACCTGAAAGATTGTGAAtctttgtgctgttttttttgcttcttaacCTCAAATGTAAAGCAGTACAGAATTTGTTGTTatgtctgtgtgttttcttgGATCTCACTTGAAACAGCAGACTACTTGAGCCTgtaataaagatatttttttcttgagctaCTGTTAGTTGTTAAAAAGCTGTTGTCTAAGCCTCACTGAAACTCACCATATTTAAACTCTCACAAAGTCTTCTGACTAAACAGTTTTCCAGTATTTTAGTTCTTTATTTTAGCATCATGTTTCTTCAGTTGGTCAGTATTACCAATTCTTCAGCAAAACAGAGCAGGGCAAGATCTGAGTTTTGAGCAATTTCATATTTAATCCAAAAACCTACCTAAGAAAGTGGTGTAATATATTAGTGGCAAAAGGGCATAACAccagcctttttttctgtgttctacTTACTGGGGTTAAGTAGTTTCTGAGTTGGtttgaaggaaataaatttgtCACCATTGTAacacagagatattttttttttgtttcttttcccctaaCTGATATATATTATTGCACACTTAGAGTATACTCTTATTAAatttatgaaggaaaaattacaagtgtatagataaaatatattcactTTTCTGAGTCATCTGTTTTTTACAGTAGTTCTTAATAAACTATTATTCTTTCAGCAGACCTCTTGGAAGTGTAAACAATGGAGGACGAGGAAAACCAAATGCAACCCCTGAATGAAAAGCAGGTGCCAAACTCTGAAAGTGGTTATGTGTGGCATGTCACTGATACGAATCGACTGCAGCGTTTCTTGTGTTTTGGTTCAGAAGGTGGTACTTATTACATCAAGGAGCAGAAGCTGGGCTTTGAAAATGCGGAAGCCTTAATAAGACTGATTGAAGAGGGTAGAGGTTGTGAAGTTGTTcaagaaataaagacatttagtgaagaaggcagagcagccaAACAGGAGCCCCTGCTTTTTGCTCTTGCAATTTGCTCGCAGTGTTCTGATGTGAAAACGAAACAAGCGGCATTTAAAGCTGTTCCTGAGGTGTGTTGCATACCAACCCATCTCTTTACTTTCATCCAATTTAAAAAAGATCTGAAGGAGGGCATGAAATGTGGCATGTGGGGCCGTGCACTGAGGAAAGCTGTTGCAGATTGGTACAATGGAAAGAATGGCATGGCTGTTGCTTTAGCAGttacaaaatataaacagagaAGTGGTTGGTCTCATAAAGATCTTCTGAGGTTGTCCCACCTAAAACCTGCCAATGAAggtaataaaattttatttacctgaaaatactgtgttttaaacCTTTTATATTTACTGTGGAACTATTTTGGAAACCCAAGGACCATTGTAGACTGATGATTTCTTAGTGATGGTGTCATGTAAATTGCACCTTAAGAACATGAATGTTTATATCGGAAATTGACCTGTTTATCTTCAAGGTAAACagtttgttccttctttttcgTCAATTATGTCAAGAGAAGATAAAGTAATACAATTCCCTCAATTTGCTCCCATTTGCTTACAAATGATGAAATAACAGTTTTTTGTTATTTGGGAATATCTGTTGGTTTCAAATACGTTAGGCTCCTTACTTCTGAGGAGGATAATATAGTAATTAAAACTACTGCGCTAAGTTGTGTGTGGCTGACGTTTTTTATAGCTGGTTGGCAGGTCTGAGAATGAAACCTGCTGACTCATTTGCTTGCTAGAATGATAAATGCCAGTATAAAGACGGTAATCCtacttggaaaatatttttcttttcaataggAATTGCTATAGTCACTAAATACATTACCAAAGGGTGGAAAGATGTCCAAGAGGCCTATAAAGACAAAGCAGTTTCTGGTGAGACTGAGAAACTCTTAAAGTATCTGGAGGCTGTGGAGAAAGTAAAACGCACAAAAGATGAATTGGAAGTTACTCATTTAATAGAGGAGTATGGTCTAGTTAGAGAGCATCTCCTGACAAACCATCTGAAATCTAAAGAGGTGGGTGATTATCTTTGTATTCTCTTTAGAGTAACACTTTTCAGAGTCTTAAGTCTACATTTCCATAAAAAATAGCCCTTATGCTGTTTTTGAAGTTATTTACCCAAGtagctaatttaaaataatgaagatcTTCATACAActtgtatgtttattttaaaatacacttactTAATTTACAGATTTCAGTTCTTGTAGTTTGGAaatctcacctttttttttttttcccccttctctttctttgatCACAGGTTTGGAAGGCATTGCTGAAGGAGATGTCCATTTCTGTATTGTTGAGAAATTTAGGAAAGCTGACAGCAAATTCAGTGCTTGAACCACGAGGTTCAGAAGTGGCAATAGTATGtgaaaaactgagaaatgaGAAACTGCTAAAAAAGGTAAGAACTTTTTCATAATCGGTGCCAGCCTTTGCGGTTTTCACTCTCTTCCTACACTGTATTTCTTCAGGCAACCTCTTTACAAACTAAAAGGGATGTTCTTTGGAGGAAATGTGcagtttattcttttaaaaaactgcagTGGAATACCTgcacctttattttaaaatttgtatttgtcttttcttattTGATCCTCCCCTCTGTTTCTGAAACTTTTATACAAATTAAGTATATTGATAGCTACGGTCTTTTCTTAAATTAGGGCAGTGGCAAGCTTTGCCTGTTGGGTTCATCCATTGCTACTGAGTCTTGTAATTTAGAGTCAGCAATACAAGCTTAAAAAGTGAGTGGAAATCACTTGTGTAGGATCCTAGGAAGTGAATGAAGAAACTAGCATAGcagctgagaggaaaaagaagacagaacgAGGAGACTTCCTCCTTTCAGATTGCTTTACTATCCATCAAAGAGGTAAAATAAGAGGGAAAAGAGGGTTCCCAAACGGGAGAACAAAATTTTCAGGAATTCAATGGGAGGGAGAGAAGACAAGTGGCTTTTTCTAATAGTTTTGTGAGTTGTGGAGATTAAAATCAGAACACTTCACTTCTTCAAGACCATAGTTGAATTGAGAACAACAGTAGGTCCTTTCTGTCTCATtccactgctcttccctttctctggtTCTTCTTTAACCATACATAGTTACTGAGGCACTGGAGAAGGgagagtgtcctggtttggcctaaacca from Nyctibius grandis isolate bNycGra1 chromosome 21, bNycGra1.pri, whole genome shotgun sequence encodes:
- the RO60 gene encoding RNA-binding protein RO60 isoform X3 — protein: MEDEENQMQPLNEKQVPNSESGYVWHVTDTNRLQRFLCFGSEGGTYYIKEQKLGFENAEALIRLIEEGRGCEVVQEIKTFSEEGRAAKQEPLLFALAICSQCSDVKTKQAAFKAVPEVCCIPTHLFTFIQFKKDLKEGMKCGMWGRALRKAVADWYNGKNGMAVALAVTKYKQRSGWSHKDLLRLSHLKPANEGIAIVTKYITKGWKDVQEAYKDKAVSGETEKLLKYLEAVEKVKRTKDELEVTHLIEEYGLVREHLLTNHLKSKEVWKALLKEMSISVLLRNLGKLTANSVLEPRGSEVAIVCEKLRNEKLLKKGRIHPFHILVALETYKAGHGSRGKLWWRPDEDILEALDASFYKTFKTIEPTGKRFLLAVDVSASMTQKVLGSVLNASTVAAAMCMVVARSEQDSHIVAFSHEMVPCPVTADMTLPQVLVKMYEIPMGTTDCSLPMIWAQKTQTAADVFIVFTDNETFAGNTHPATALREYREGAEQ
- the RO60 gene encoding RNA-binding protein RO60 isoform X2, with the translated sequence MEDEENQMQPLNEKQVPNSESGYVWHVTDTNRLQRFLCFGSEGGTYYIKEQKLGFENAEALIRLIEEGRGCEVVQEIKTFSEEGRAAKQEPLLFALAICSQCSDVKTKQAAFKAVPEVCCIPTHLFTFIQFKKDLKEGMKCGMWGRALRKAVADWYNGKNGMAVALAVTKYKQRSGWSHKDLLRLSHLKPANEGIAIVTKYITKGWKDVQEAYKDKAVSGETEKLLKYLEAVEKVKRTKDELEVTHLIEEYGLVREHLLTNHLKSKEVWKALLKEMSISVLLRNLGKLTANSVLEPRGSEVAIVCEKLRNEKLLKKGRIHPFHILVALETYKAGHGSRGKLWWRPDEDILEALDASFYKTFKTIEPTGKRFLLAVDVSASMTQKVLGSVLNASTVAAAMCMVVARSEQDSHIVAFSHEMVPCPVTADMTLPQVLVKMYEIPMGTTDCSLPMIWAQKTQTAADVFIVFTDNETFAGNTHPATALREYREERCDFSSCGSREMEGINDLYQKHCWHL
- the RO60 gene encoding RNA-binding protein RO60 isoform X1 is translated as MEDEENQMQPLNEKQVPNSESGYVWHVTDTNRLQRFLCFGSEGGTYYIKEQKLGFENAEALIRLIEEGRGCEVVQEIKTFSEEGRAAKQEPLLFALAICSQCSDVKTKQAAFKAVPEVCCIPTHLFTFIQFKKDLKEGMKCGMWGRALRKAVADWYNGKNGMAVALAVTKYKQRSGWSHKDLLRLSHLKPANEGIAIVTKYITKGWKDVQEAYKDKAVSGETEKLLKYLEAVEKVKRTKDELEVTHLIEEYGLVREHLLTNHLKSKEVWKALLKEMSISVLLRNLGKLTANSVLEPRGSEVAIVCEKLRNEKLLKKGRIHPFHILVALETYKAGHGSRGKLWWRPDEDILEALDASFYKTFKTIEPTGKRFLLAVDVSASMTQKVLGSVLNASTVAAAMCMVVARSEQDSHIVAFSHEMVPCPVTADMTLPQVLVKMYEIPMGTTDCSLPMIWAQKTQTAADVFIVFTDNETFAGNTHPATALREYREKMGIPAKLIVCGMTSNGFTIADPDDRGMLDICGFDTGALDVIRSFTLDLI
- the RO60 gene encoding RNA-binding protein RO60 isoform X4; protein product: MEDEENQMQPLNEKQVPNSESGYVWHVTDTNRLQRFLCFGSEGGTYYIKEQKLGFENAEALIRLIEEGRGCEVVQEIKTFSEEGRAAKQEPLLFALAICSQCSDVKTKQAAFKAVPEVCCIPTHLFTFIQFKKDLKEGMKCGMWGRALRKAVADWYNGKNGMAVALAVTKYKQRSGWSHKDLLRLSHLKPANEGIAIVTKYITKGWKDVQEAYKDKAVSGETEKLLKYLEAVEKVKRTKDELEVTHLIEEYGLVREHLLTNHLKSKEVWKALLKEMSISVLLRNLGKLTANSVLEPRGSEVAIVCEKLRNEKLLKKGRIHPFHILVALETYKAGHGSRGKLWWRPDEDILEALDASFYKTFKTIEPTGKRFLLAVDVSASMTQKVLGSVLNASTVAAAMCMVVARSEQDSHIVAFSHEMVPCPVTADMTLPQVLVKIFQWVPLIVPFQ